Proteins encoded together in one Marinithermus hydrothermalis DSM 14884 window:
- a CDS encoding MFS transporter, translating into MGPLALLFLSLFNSILGLSVLFPILAPLARELGLSEVQVGLFSTGYALMQFVMSPYWGRQSERVGRKPVLLVGILGFALSFYLFAIVAQLGFAGRLGPGVLFGLLLAARVLGGTFSSATLPTAQAYVADVTGRNERTAGMALIGAAFGLGVIFGPAIGAGLAGISLLAPIYFSASLALLNAWFVWWKLPEPQRRVGAEAAGALRPTDPRIQPLLVLGFAVSLASVALEQTVAFYFQDRLGLDATGTARAVGTALVVYGLVAVFVQGVLVRKYQWPPRVLLWVGVPAALAGFVLFIFAHGFAVLTLALVLQGFGQGLAMPGVTAALSLAVGEGEQGSVAGLGSAAQALGRMLGPVAGTGLYEFRPEYPYVFSASLLGLALFLLAVNPRVRQALEEHPGA; encoded by the coding sequence ATGGGGCCGCTCGCGCTGCTGTTCCTCTCCCTGTTTAACAGCATCCTGGGGCTTTCCGTTCTGTTCCCCATCCTGGCGCCGTTGGCTCGCGAGCTCGGCCTGAGCGAGGTGCAGGTGGGGTTGTTCTCCACCGGGTACGCCCTGATGCAGTTCGTGATGAGCCCGTACTGGGGGCGCCAAAGCGAGCGCGTGGGGCGTAAGCCGGTCCTCCTCGTGGGCATCCTGGGGTTCGCCCTGTCCTTCTACTTGTTCGCTATCGTCGCGCAGTTGGGCTTCGCGGGGCGGTTGGGGCCGGGGGTGCTTTTCGGGTTGCTGCTCGCGGCTCGCGTGCTGGGCGGTACCTTCTCCTCCGCCACGCTTCCCACCGCACAGGCTTACGTGGCGGACGTGACCGGCCGCAACGAACGCACCGCGGGCATGGCGTTGATCGGCGCGGCTTTCGGGCTTGGAGTGATCTTCGGTCCGGCGATCGGCGCGGGCCTCGCGGGGATCAGCCTTCTCGCGCCCATTTACTTCTCGGCTTCCCTCGCGCTGCTTAACGCTTGGTTCGTGTGGTGGAAACTGCCCGAGCCTCAGCGGCGCGTGGGTGCAGAGGCCGCCGGGGCGCTGCGCCCCACCGACCCGCGGATCCAGCCGCTTCTCGTCTTGGGGTTCGCGGTCAGCCTGGCCTCGGTGGCCCTGGAGCAGACCGTGGCTTTTTACTTCCAGGACCGGTTGGGCCTGGACGCCACCGGCACCGCACGCGCGGTCGGCACGGCTCTCGTGGTGTACGGCTTGGTGGCGGTTTTCGTGCAGGGGGTCCTGGTGCGAAAGTACCAGTGGCCGCCCCGGGTGCTGCTTTGGGTGGGGGTGCCGGCGGCCCTCGCGGGGTTCGTGCTTTTCATCTTTGCGCATGGGTTCGCTGTGCTGACGCTGGCTTTGGTGCTGCAGGGGTTCGGGCAGGGTCTCGCCATGCCCGGTGTGACCGCGGCGCTTTCCCTGGCGGTCGGGGAGGGCGAGCAAGGGAGCGTCGCGGGCCTCGGCAGCGCCGCTCAGGCCCTCGGGCGGATGCTGGGCCCGGTCGCGGGAACGGGACTGTACGAGTTCCGGCCCGAGTACCCGTACGTTTTCAGCGCGAGCCTCCTAGGCCTGGCGCTTTTCCTCCTTGCCGTGAACCCGCGCGTGCGCCAGGCGCTCGAGGAGCACCCGGGGGCTTGA
- the rlmN gene encoding 23S rRNA (adenine(2503)-C(2))-methyltransferase RlmN encodes MREPAEWNAHLPLALGDERRPILEPEPEDLPGEGYRKRQIAHWLYAWGVREFDEMTDLPRALRAELAHTWRISEFSLVQAFPSADGSTKYLYTLHDGRQTEAVYMPYKDRRTICISSMVGCPAGCTFCATGQMRFGRNLTAPEILDQLLAAAYHQGISPREIRNVVLMGMGEPLLNLTNVLKAVRRMIHKQALAMSPRRITLSTVGIPRGIYRLAEEDVGVKLALSLHAPDDETRRRIIPTAHRYAIEEIMDAVRHYYRRTKRRVTLEYTLLRGVNDHLWQAKMLAKHTRGLTAHVNLIPFNPWEGAPHEGSSREQIRRFAAVLEAAGIPVSVRWSRGRDVGAACGQLALRTP; translated from the coding sequence ATGAGGGAACCTGCTGAATGGAATGCTCACCTGCCCCTCGCGCTGGGGGATGAGCGACGCCCGATCCTGGAACCCGAGCCCGAGGACCTGCCCGGGGAAGGGTACCGCAAGCGCCAGATCGCGCACTGGCTGTACGCGTGGGGCGTGCGCGAGTTCGACGAGATGACCGACCTGCCCCGCGCGTTGCGCGCCGAGCTCGCGCACACCTGGCGCATAAGCGAGTTCTCCCTCGTGCAGGCCTTCCCCAGCGCGGACGGCTCGACCAAGTACCTCTACACGCTGCACGACGGCCGCCAGACCGAAGCGGTCTACATGCCGTATAAGGACCGCCGGACGATCTGCATCTCGAGCATGGTGGGCTGCCCCGCAGGGTGCACCTTCTGCGCCACGGGCCAGATGCGCTTCGGCCGGAACCTGACCGCCCCGGAGATCCTGGACCAGCTGCTTGCCGCGGCCTACCACCAGGGGATCAGCCCGCGCGAGATCCGCAACGTGGTCCTGATGGGGATGGGCGAGCCCCTGTTGAACCTCACGAACGTCCTCAAGGCCGTGCGCCGCATGATCCACAAGCAAGCCCTCGCGATGAGCCCGCGCCGCATCACCCTCTCCACCGTCGGCATCCCCCGCGGCATCTACCGCCTCGCGGAGGAGGACGTGGGCGTCAAGCTGGCCCTCAGCCTGCACGCCCCGGACGACGAGACCCGCCGCCGCATCATCCCCACGGCGCACCGCTACGCGATCGAGGAGATCATGGACGCGGTGCGGCACTACTACCGCCGCACCAAACGCCGCGTGACCCTCGAGTACACCCTGCTCCGCGGCGTGAACGACCACCTGTGGCAGGCTAAGATGCTCGCTAAGCACACGCGCGGCCTGACCGCGCACGTGAACCTCATCCCCTTCAACCCCTGGGAGGGCGCGCCGCACGAGGGCTCGAGCCGCGAGCAGATCCGGCGGTTCGCCGCGGTTCTCGAGGCGGCCGGCATCCCGGTCTCGGTGCGTTGGAGCCGCGGGCGTGATGTGGGGGCAGCGTGCGGTCAGCTCGCGTTGCGCACCCCGTAA